In a genomic window of Candidatus Deferrimicrobium sp.:
- the ftsY gene encoding signal recognition particle-docking protein FtsY — protein MSEQSDIPGGGMFARLKAGLAKTRELLLMNVGAIARGIGPVDGNVLDQLEEALILADVGAELSREYVDALRAAWRRGELPDTDALRARLREMVADTLAPRMTPLKVVPPYPFVVLVVGVNGVGKTTTIGKVASGLRAEGRTVLLAAADTFRAAAIEQLAVWAERAGADIVRHKEGADSSAVAFDAVRAAKARGTHVVLVDTAGRLHTKSHLMEEVRKVVRVIGKEIPGAPHEVLLVLDATSGRNAIAQAKTFEEFTGVTGIALTKLDGTAKGGVVLSVTREIAAPIRYIGVGEKADDLRPFDAKSFAEALF, from the coding sequence ATGAGCGAACAGAGCGACATCCCCGGCGGCGGCATGTTCGCCCGGCTGAAGGCGGGCCTGGCCAAGACACGGGAGCTCCTCCTCATGAACGTCGGAGCGATCGCGCGCGGGATCGGGCCCGTGGACGGGAACGTCCTCGATCAGCTCGAGGAAGCGTTGATCCTCGCCGACGTAGGTGCGGAGCTTTCGCGGGAATACGTCGACGCGCTTCGCGCCGCGTGGCGGCGAGGGGAACTCCCGGACACGGACGCCCTCCGGGCCCGCTTGCGGGAGATGGTAGCGGACACCCTTGCCCCCCGCATGACCCCGTTGAAGGTGGTTCCGCCGTACCCGTTCGTTGTCCTTGTCGTCGGGGTGAACGGCGTTGGGAAGACGACCACGATCGGAAAGGTGGCAAGCGGACTCCGGGCGGAGGGGCGCACCGTCCTCCTCGCGGCGGCGGACACCTTCCGGGCCGCGGCGATCGAGCAGCTCGCCGTGTGGGCCGAGCGGGCGGGGGCGGACATCGTCCGTCACAAGGAAGGGGCGGACTCCTCGGCCGTGGCGTTCGACGCCGTGCGGGCGGCGAAGGCCAGGGGGACCCACGTGGTCCTCGTCGACACCGCGGGACGGCTCCACACCAAGTCCCACCTGATGGAAGAGGTGCGAAAGGTCGTCCGGGTGATCGGAAAGGAGATTCCCGGGGCTCCCCACGAAGTGCTCCTCGTCCTCGATGCGACCAGCGGGCGCAACGCCATCGCGCAGGCGAAGACGTTCGAGGAATTCACGGGTGTGACGGGGATCGCGCTCACCAAGCTCGACGGGACGGCGAAAGGGGGGGTCGTCCTCTCCGTGACGCGGGAGATCGCCGCCCCGATCCGCTACATCGGCGTCGGGGAGAAGGCGGACGACCTGCGTCCCTTCGACGCCAAGTCCTTCGCCGAAGCCCTCTTCTGA
- a CDS encoding cell division protein ZapA, producing MNRIDVNIAGYALTVRTDRSEEHMARLAGTLNERVREIQKQGGTANYLNVIMLAAMELADEVLMFDERFREVKAEIEALRREREDQTTRLDRKSRDLLATLDDALK from the coding sequence GTGAACCGGATCGACGTGAACATCGCCGGGTACGCATTGACCGTCCGGACCGACCGGTCGGAAGAGCACATGGCGCGCCTGGCCGGGACCCTGAACGAAAGGGTACGGGAGATCCAGAAACAGGGCGGCACCGCAAACTACCTGAACGTCATCATGCTCGCGGCGATGGAGCTTGCCGACGAGGTCCTGATGTTCGATGAGCGGTTCCGTGAAGTAAAGGCGGAAATCGAGGCGCTGCGGAGGGAAAGGGAAGACCAGACGACCCGGCTGGACCGGAAGAGCCGGGACCTCCTCGCGACGCTCGACGACGCGTTGAAGTAG
- a CDS encoding 5-formyltetrahydrofolate cyclo-ligase — MLVVERKEILRREGRIRLRERAESASSAEAGDRAQDHFLREFPPLAGRTAALYRALAGEVPTERIRNAYLAAGARLYYPRVEGNGTLAFYPHREGDGWETGPYGILEPSIPAGTEPLKSGWDIIVVPGLAFDWRGNRLGFGFGYYDRFLGGLPESVPRVGLACASQLVPEVPVDAWDVPVHALVTEEGVIRVVKASGFAEP, encoded by the coding sequence ATGCTCGTCGTTGAGCGCAAGGAGATACTTCGCAGGGAAGGCCGTATTCGGCTTCGGGAGCGTGCGGAGTCGGCGAGTTCGGCGGAGGCAGGTGACCGGGCTCAGGACCACTTTCTCCGGGAGTTTCCTCCGCTGGCGGGGAGGACCGCGGCATTGTACCGCGCGCTGGCCGGCGAGGTCCCTACCGAACGGATCCGGAATGCGTATCTTGCGGCGGGAGCCAGGCTCTACTATCCCCGGGTCGAAGGGAATGGAACACTCGCTTTTTACCCGCACCGTGAAGGAGATGGGTGGGAAACGGGGCCGTACGGGATCCTCGAGCCGTCGATCCCGGCGGGCACCGAGCCGCTGAAATCGGGGTGGGACATCATCGTCGTCCCGGGTCTCGCCTTCGATTGGCGGGGGAATCGTCTCGGTTTTGGGTTCGGGTATTACGACCGGTTCCTCGGAGGCCTGCCGGAGAGCGTGCCGCGTGTCGGGCTCGCTTGCGCGAGCCAGTTGGTTCCGGAGGTACCGGTCGACGCGTGGGATGTCCCCGTCCACGCACTGGTGACGGAAGAAGGCGTGATCCGGGTCGTGAAAGCGTCCGGGTTCGCTGAACCATAG